GTCTAGTAATGCTCGATCACGGGCTGCTGGGGATAGGCATACTAACAATGTTCCAATCCAAAAGCCAACCATCATGCTGATTTCTGCCTTTTTTGTTTTTTGTTTTTTATAGTGTAAGCAGTAATTGAGAAATAAGGCTCCAGAGATACCTATAACTAATGCTTCATGCGTCCAGCTTGTAATAATGCTAAATAGAAATAAAAATATAGTAGCTGGCCAATGGATATTTTGGGCATGTTTTACTTTGCAATAGACGAAAAGAAAAAATAGGCAAAGAAGTGCACTCCAAACATAGTTAATAGCGCATACCATTGGTAAAAGAATATCAGCTGGATGAGGTAATAAGAACCATACAGAAGAAATCCCTATCGTCCAATAAGGAAAACTGAATATATTTTTTTTGTTTGATAATCTGATTATTAGCGCTGTGAGTAATAAGAAGAATAATACATTAATCCAATTGAACCATTCTTTTCCTAAAATACCTGCGAACCCCTGTTCAATGATATGGGGAATTGTACGCCCATTAACAAAAAAATAATGATTATATTGCGAATGTATAATGTCTGATGTTGATAATATCTTCTGCTCAAAGCCTATAAATGTTCCTTCAAAAAAGGATTTAGCTGCCTTTGGTGTTAAAAAAAAAGAATACAAATAGTCGTCAGATATCCATGGTGTATACAAATTTATTAGATAGAATAGAATACCAACTATCGAGAGAAATAAACTGATTTTTAGCAGTGGTGTTTTTTTATACATTCTATTTATTGCTTTGTCCCATTATACTCTCTTGCAATGTATGCTGGGCGGTTTTTTGTTTCGTTAAAGATTCGTCCAATATATTCACCTATAACACCTAAAGATAGTAGTTGTATTCCTCCTAAAAAGAGAATCGTGACTAATAGTGTTGGAAATCCTTGTACTTTTTCTCCCCAAATTAATGTTTTTATCATGACAATACACATATAAATAAAAGCGATCAATGATATAATGATTCCAGCAAAAGTCGAAATACGTAAAGGGGCTATGGTAAAAGAAGTTATCCCTTCCATAGCTAGACTCAGTAGACTGAAGAAGTTGAATGAAGAGTTACCTGCAATGCGATTCTCCTGCTCAAATTTAATTTCTTTTTTACGAAAGCCAATCCAACAATACATGCCTTTAGTATATCGTTGACTCTCGCGAAGCTTTTTTAGTGCATTGATACAACATCGATCTAATAATCTAAAATCTCCTACATTCGTGAGAATTTTAATACGTGTAGTTTTTTGCAGCAATTTATAAAACAGTAAAGATAAATGTTTACGTATTAAGCTTTCCTTACCTCGGGTTATACGTTTCGCATATACGTCTTCATAACCTTCTTCCCAATATCTTAGCATTTCTGGAATCAGATAAGGAGGATGCTGTAAGTCGGCGTCCATAATAATTACACAATCTCCTGTTGCGTAATCAAAACCTGCTAGCATTGCGGATTCTTTTCCAAAATTTCGAGATAGATCAACAAAGTTTATTCTATTATCT
The nucleotide sequence above comes from Bacteroides caccae. Encoded proteins:
- a CDS encoding glycosyltransferase family 2 protein, producing the protein MSKISVLIPAYNEELSLPELYLKMKEVMETHSQYEWEILFINDGSYDKTLEIIKSLRQQDNRINFVDLSRNFGKESAMLAGFDYATGDCVIIMDADLQHPPYLIPEMLRYWEEGYEDVYAKRITRGKESLIRKHLSLLFYKLLQKTTRIKILTNVGDFRLLDRCCINALKKLRESQRYTKGMYCWIGFRKKEIKFEQENRIAGNSSFNFFSLLSLAMEGITSFTIAPLRISTFAGIIISLIAFIYMCIVMIKTLIWGEKVQGFPTLLVTILFLGGIQLLSLGVIGEYIGRIFNETKNRPAYIAREYNGTKQ
- a CDS encoding DUF6056 family protein; this translates as MYKKTPLLKISLFLSIVGILFYLINLYTPWISDDYLYSFFLTPKAAKSFFEGTFIGFEQKILSTSDIIHSQYNHYFFVNGRTIPHIIEQGFAGILGKEWFNWINVLFFLLLTALIIRLSNKKNIFSFPYWTIGISSVWFLLPHPADILLPMVCAINYVWSALLCLFFLFVYCKVKHAQNIHWPATIFLFLFSIITSWTHEALVIGISGALFLNYCLHYKKQKTKKAEISMMVGFWIGTLLVCLSPAARDRALLDHVSIWETCLALASQLKAFYILFFLLGGMLLYEKKYNTHIFRKFIYDNQFYFYIIFINCAFSLFIGYRNARQLFGIELFSIILFIKSISSFVTSSSSWFKKVSNIIAALTIIHMAYVVPKSKQTYIQYQNLIKTYIQSDSGEVNYERKTFSWWLDPYVWRFGEYLDWETSCISVYYTGNKKQMKIIQTNKIDLE